One window from the genome of Amblyraja radiata isolate CabotCenter1 chromosome X, sAmbRad1.1.pri, whole genome shotgun sequence encodes:
- the LOC116968229 gene encoding LOW QUALITY PROTEIN: immunoglobulin superfamily containing leucine-rich repeat protein 2-like (The sequence of the model RefSeq protein was modified relative to this genomic sequence to represent the inferred CDS: inserted 5 bases in 4 codons; deleted 1 base in 1 codon), with protein MMLVLVGALLFAAPWSAHACPELCVCQDKYSHQFADCAYKNLRLRPDNLPQNVTTLSLSANKIKSLXEHSFLGLPHVTSLWLAHNEISTIEDGTLAKLSQLKXLDISHNQIARFPWRDLYNLTSLQLLKRTTISFSXVAMDAFSNLKDLRSLRIXSNRIRTFPRGTFDSLTSLSHLQIYTNPFSCDCRLEWLKEWVLQALISIPEKQDIQCSEPVGLKGTAVVDIPPLHCAAPQVHLSYHASNDTAGFFQGQTLTVHCNSTGNPAPQIRWKVRTSNTEVDLNEARAGAMARVEGRVLASGKEGEQERFGGPEETGRWSFPRLTKYEEGVYTCMASNLLGSNESSLEVVLSPNAKRDPGYTKGRAPSPSASTKLRAKGGLTSGPNLQGKVGQLEPTAVGNPTRDPAPSAADALNCAKRDLSRFISNHAFNMSSEMKPRTFDFGVLAMEVSDNDARVQLTPFQSPAGARKPQMLFLCWGHVPGEVSVVQWSTIESGVNSYRFQKLKPGSNYTLCFTHTDCHDCQVQVVFTTRRKIPSLFIMVVVSCILLSVATVPLLGATCCHLMYKYQGKTYKLIMKTQVPGSVEKEAGSPFEAAAAASTLHGSAQAYEASEAGGEGGSLDAEGRSESQVKANPDEFEVYSEYSDRLPLGAEAVNIGEEINGNYRRPVR; from the exons ATGATGCTGGTGTTGGTCGGCGCGCTGTTGTTCGCGGCTCCCTGGAGCGCCCACGCCTGCCCCGAGCTGTGTGTGTGCCAGGACAAATACTCACACCAGTTCGCCGACTGCGCCTACAAGAAC CTTCGCCTCCGTCCAGACAACCTGCCCCAGAATGTCACTACCCTCAGCCTGTCGGCCAACAAGATCAAGTCGC TTGAGCACTCGTTCCTGGGGCTGCCGCATGTCACCTCCCTGTGGCTGGCCCACAATGAGATCTCCACCATCGAGGACGGGACTTTGGCTAAATTGTCCCAACTCA ACCTGGACATCAGCCACAACCAGATCGCCCGCTTCCCGTGGCGGGACCTCTACAACCTCACCTCCTTGCAGCTTCTGAAGAGAACAACAATTTCCTTTTC GGTTGCCATGGATGCCTTCTCCAACCTCAAGGATCTGCGCTCTCTCCGTA ACAGTAACCGCATCCGCACCTTCCCGCGGGGCACCTTCGACTCCTTGACCTCTCTGTCCCATCTCCAGATCTACACCAACCCCTTCTCCTGCGACTGCCGGCTGGAGTGGCTGAAGGAATGGGTCCTCCAAGCGCTCATCTCCATTCCAGAGAAACAGGACATCCAGTGCTCCGAGCCGGTGGGGCTGAAGGGGACGGCGGTGGTGGATATCCCCCCGTTACACTGCGCCGCGCCTCAGGTCCACCTGAGCTACCACGCAAGCAACGACACGGCCGGCTTCTTCCAGGGCCAAACCCTTACCGTTCACTGCAACTCCACGGGCAACCCCGCGCCCCAGATCCGCTGGAAGGTGCGGACATCCAACACGGAGGTCGACCTCAACGAGGCGAGGGCAGGGGCGATGGCGAGAGTGGAAGGGAGGGTGTTGGCCAGCGGCAAGGAGGGGGAACAGGAGCGCTTTGGTGGCCCTGAAGAAACGGGACGCTGGTCATTCCCCCGCCTGACCAAGTACGAAGAGGGGGTCTACACTTGCATGGCCAGCAACCTGTTAGGAAGCAACGAGTCTTCCTTGGAAGTGGTGCTTAGTCCCAATGCAAAACGGGACCCCGGCTACACTAAGGGGCGTGCGCCGAGCCCCAGCGCCTCCACCAAGCTCCGGGCGAAGGGAGGACTCACCAGCGGGCCCAACCTACAGGGGAAGGTCGGTCAACTGGAGCCCACGGCGGTCGGCAATCCCACACGAGACCCTGCCCCAAGCGCCGCGGACGCACTGAACTGCGCCAAGAGAGATCTAAGCCGCTTCATCTCCAACCACGCCTTCAATATGAGCTCAGAGATGAAGCCACGGACCTTTGATTTCGGGGTACTGGCCATGGAGGTGAGTGACAACGACGCCAGGGTCCAGTTGACTCCTTTCCAGAGCCCGGCGGGCGCCAGGAAGCCCCAGATGTTGTTCCTGTGTTGGGGGCATGTGCCGGGAGAGGTGTCGGTGGTCCAGTGGTCCACCATCGAGAGCGGGGTCAACTCGTACCGCTTCCAGAAGCTGAAGCCGGGATCCAACTACACGCTATGCTTCACCCACACCGACTGCCACGACTGCCAAGTGCAAGTGGTCTTCACCACTCGGAGGAAGATCCCATCCTTGTTCATCATGGTCGTGGTGAGTTGCATCCTCCTGAGCGTGGCCACCGTGCCCTTGCTTGGGGCTACCTGTTGTCACCTGATGTACAAGTACCAGGGCAAGACCTACAAGTTGATTATGAAGACTCAGGTCCCGGGCAGCGTGGAGAAGGAAGCGGGCAGCCCTTTCGAAGCGGCCGCCGCCGCCTCTACTCTGCACGGCTCGGCTCAGGCCTACGAAGCCAGCGAGGCTGGGGGAGAAGGAGGCAGCCTAGATGCCGAGGGCAGGTCAGAGTCTCAGGTCAAAGCCAACCCGGACGAGTTCGAGGTTTACTCCGAGTACAGCGACCGCCTGCCGCTGGGGGCAGAAGCCGTTAACATCGGCGAGGAGATCaatggcaactacaggcgaccagTGCGCTGA